Proteins from a single region of Hymenobacter aquaticus:
- a CDS encoding lmo0937 family membrane protein codes for MGNLLYIIAVILIIIWALGFFGVLGAGMAGNNLIHVLLVIAIIAILLRVIRGGRVV; via the coding sequence ATGGGAAATCTGCTGTATATCATCGCCGTCATTCTGATCATCATCTGGGCCCTGGGCTTTTTCGGCGTACTCGGCGCAGGCATGGCGGGCAACAACCTGATTCACGTTCTGCTGGTAATTGCCATCATTGCCATCCTGCTGCGTGTTATCCGGGGCGGCCGGGTAGTCTAA
- a CDS encoding 3-hydroxyacyl-CoA dehydrogenase family protein, with the protein MMNVAVIGSGTMGNGIAHVFAQHGFPVSLIDISQPALDKALGTIGKNLDRQVAKGSLSEDDKAATLGRITTFTSIAEGVRGVELVVEAATENVDLKLQIFRDLDQHAPEGAILASNTSSISITKIAAVTKRADKVIGMHFMNPVPVMKLVEVIRGYATSDEVTSRIMEISRQLGKTPTEVNDYPGFVANRILMPMINEAIITLFEGVAGVEEIDTVMKLGMAHPMGPLQLADFIGLDVCLAILRVLHEGLGNPKYAPCPLLVNMVMAGRLGVKSGEGFYSWGHGTKDLIVADRFKK; encoded by the coding sequence ATGATGAATGTCGCCGTTATTGGCTCGGGCACCATGGGCAATGGTATTGCCCACGTATTTGCCCAGCATGGTTTCCCGGTTTCGTTAATTGATATCAGCCAGCCGGCCCTGGACAAGGCGCTGGGCACGATTGGCAAAAACCTGGACCGGCAGGTGGCCAAGGGCAGCCTGAGCGAAGACGACAAAGCGGCCACCCTGGGCCGCATTACCACCTTCACCAGCATTGCCGAGGGCGTGCGCGGCGTGGAGCTGGTAGTGGAAGCCGCCACCGAAAACGTGGACCTCAAGCTGCAGATCTTCCGCGACCTGGACCAGCACGCGCCCGAGGGTGCCATTCTGGCCTCCAATACGTCCTCGATTTCCATTACTAAGATTGCGGCCGTCACCAAGCGGGCCGACAAGGTCATTGGCATGCACTTCATGAACCCGGTGCCGGTGATGAAGCTCGTGGAGGTGATTCGGGGCTACGCTACCTCCGATGAGGTGACGAGCCGCATCATGGAGATTTCGCGGCAGCTGGGCAAAACCCCGACCGAGGTAAACGACTACCCCGGCTTCGTGGCCAACCGCATCCTGATGCCGATGATCAACGAGGCCATCATCACCCTGTTTGAGGGCGTGGCCGGCGTGGAGGAAATCGACACGGTAATGAAGCTGGGCATGGCCCACCCGATGGGTCCGCTGCAACTGGCCGACTTTATCGGCCTGGACGTGTGCCTGGCCATCCTCCGGGTGCTGCACGAGGGCCTGGGCAACCCCAAATACGCCCCCTGCCCGCTGCTGGTGAACATGGTAATGGCCGGCCGCCTGGGCGTGAAGTCGGGCGAAGGATTCTATAGCTGGGGCCACGGCACCAAGGACCTGATTGTGGCCGACCGGTTCAAGAAGTAA
- a CDS encoding 3-oxoacyl-ACP synthase III family protein — translation MSTLRHSEIAGVGHYVPARVVTNADLTELMETTDEWIQERTGIRERRWFEEGKDTTANMGANAARKALEMAGLQPDDVQMIVFATLSPDYFFPGSGVLLQRELGIKDPIPAFDVRNQCSGFVYALSMADQFVKTGMYDTVLVVGSEIHSSGLDISTRGRGVSVIFGDGAGAVVLRPSTREGHGILSTHLHSQGEHAEELIVKEPGSNRNNRVQYVVDNELDMYPYMNGQNVFKHAVVRFPQVIKEALDQNGYQPQDIDMLIPHQANLRITQFVQQKMGLTDDKIYSNIQRYGNTTAASVPIALSEAVGEGKIKRGDLVCLAAFGSGFTWASALIKW, via the coding sequence ATGAGCACACTGCGTCATTCTGAAATTGCCGGCGTCGGCCACTACGTCCCCGCCCGCGTCGTCACCAATGCCGACCTCACCGAACTGATGGAAACCACCGACGAGTGGATTCAGGAGCGCACCGGCATCCGGGAGCGGCGCTGGTTTGAGGAAGGCAAAGACACCACGGCCAACATGGGCGCCAACGCGGCCCGCAAGGCCCTGGAAATGGCCGGCCTCCAGCCCGACGACGTGCAGATGATTGTGTTTGCCACGCTCTCCCCCGACTACTTCTTCCCCGGCTCGGGCGTGCTGCTGCAGCGGGAGCTGGGCATCAAGGACCCAATTCCGGCCTTCGACGTGCGCAACCAGTGCTCGGGCTTCGTGTATGCCCTGAGCATGGCCGACCAGTTCGTGAAAACCGGCATGTATGATACCGTGCTGGTGGTGGGCTCCGAAATCCACTCGTCCGGCCTCGACATCAGCACCCGCGGCCGGGGCGTCTCGGTTATCTTCGGCGACGGCGCCGGCGCGGTGGTCCTGCGCCCCAGCACCCGCGAAGGCCACGGCATTCTGAGCACCCACCTGCACTCCCAGGGCGAGCATGCCGAGGAGCTGATTGTGAAGGAGCCCGGCTCGAACCGCAACAACCGCGTGCAGTACGTGGTGGACAACGAGCTGGACATGTACCCCTACATGAACGGGCAAAACGTGTTTAAGCACGCCGTGGTCCGCTTCCCGCAGGTTATCAAGGAGGCCCTCGACCAGAACGGCTACCAGCCCCAGGACATCGACATGCTGATTCCGCACCAGGCCAACCTGCGCATCACCCAGTTTGTGCAGCAGAAAATGGGGCTCACCGACGACAAGATCTACAGCAACATTCAGCGCTACGGCAACACCACCGCCGCCTCCGTGCCGATTGCCCTGAGCGAAGCCGTGGGCGAAGGCAAAATCAAGCGCGGCGACCTGGTGTGCTTGGCCGCCTTCGGCTCGGGCTTCACCTGGGCCTCCGCCCTGATTAAGTGGTAA
- the mnmE gene encoding tRNA uridine-5-carboxymethylaminomethyl(34) synthesis GTPase MnmE yields the protein MALPLPPALSDTIVALSTPPGSGAIAMLRLSGPEAIALTDAVFVGKKLQTQPSHTLHFGTIRDGARILDEVVVSLFKGPNSYTREDVVEISCHGSDYIVEQILTLLTRRGARLAEAGEFTKRAFLHGAFDLAQAEAVADLIAADSALSHQVALQQMRGGFSQELRELRGRLVQFAALLELELDFGEEDVEFADRTGLVKLLNEVQTLVRRLLRSFELGNVIKNGVTTVIAGRPNAGKSTLLNALLNEERAIVSAVAGTTRDLIEDEVSIEGIRFRFVDTAGLRDTADVVESIGVERTRKRVTQAALLIYLFDITSTTPPELEAEIEALNPGRRIPVLAVGNKLDVASDPEIEAFQNQPDVLLIAAARGDGLDELREALLLKVRGEGLDRTGQITIVTNLRHARSLEQTNQALDAVLVGIEAGTGTELLAADLRQALASLGEITGEISSDDLLTSIFTQFCIGK from the coding sequence GTGGCTCTTCCGCTTCCTCCCGCGCTTTCCGATACCATCGTTGCCCTTTCCACGCCACCCGGCTCCGGGGCCATTGCCATGCTCCGCCTCTCCGGTCCCGAGGCCATTGCCCTAACCGACGCCGTGTTTGTCGGCAAAAAACTCCAAACCCAGCCCAGCCACACCCTGCACTTCGGCACCATTCGCGACGGGGCCCGCATTCTGGACGAAGTCGTCGTGTCGCTCTTCAAAGGGCCCAACTCCTACACGCGGGAAGACGTGGTCGAAATCAGCTGCCACGGCTCCGACTACATCGTCGAGCAGATTCTGACGTTGCTCACCCGCCGCGGCGCCCGCCTGGCCGAAGCCGGCGAGTTCACGAAGCGCGCCTTTTTGCACGGGGCCTTCGACCTGGCCCAGGCCGAAGCCGTAGCCGACCTGATTGCCGCCGACTCGGCCCTGTCGCACCAAGTGGCGTTGCAGCAGATGCGCGGGGGCTTCTCGCAGGAGCTGCGCGAGCTGCGCGGCCGGCTGGTGCAGTTTGCCGCGTTATTGGAGCTGGAGCTCGACTTTGGCGAAGAAGACGTGGAGTTTGCCGACCGCACCGGCCTGGTCAAGCTCCTGAATGAGGTGCAGACCCTGGTTCGTCGCCTGCTGCGCTCCTTCGAGCTGGGCAACGTTATCAAGAACGGCGTCACCACCGTTATTGCCGGCCGGCCCAACGCGGGCAAGTCGACCCTGCTCAACGCCCTGCTCAACGAGGAGCGCGCCATCGTCTCGGCCGTGGCCGGCACCACCCGCGACCTGATTGAGGACGAGGTCAGCATCGAGGGTATCCGCTTCCGCTTCGTGGATACGGCCGGCCTGCGCGACACCGCCGACGTGGTCGAATCCATCGGGGTGGAGCGCACCAGGAAGCGCGTTACCCAGGCGGCCTTGCTGATTTATCTGTTTGATATTACGAGTACAACGCCCCCGGAGCTTGAAGCCGAGATTGAAGCCCTGAACCCCGGCCGCCGCATTCCGGTGCTGGCCGTCGGCAACAAGCTCGACGTAGCTTCCGACCCCGAAATCGAAGCCTTCCAGAATCAGCCCGACGTGCTGCTCATCGCCGCCGCCCGCGGCGACGGCCTCGACGAGCTGCGCGAAGCCCTGCTGCTGAAAGTGCGCGGCGAAGGCCTCGACCGCACCGGCCAGATCACCATCGTGACCAACCTGCGCCACGCCCGCAGCCTGGAGCAAACCAACCAGGCCCTCGACGCGGTGCTCGTGGGCATTGAGGCCGGCACCGGCACCGAGCTGCTGGCCGCCGACCTGCGCCAGGCCCTGGCTTCCCTGGGCGAAATCACCGGCGAAATTTCCTCCGACGACCTTCTGACCAGCATCTTTACGCAGTTCTGCATCGGCAAGTAG
- a CDS encoding aldo/keto reductase, with product MNYNQLGKSSIQVSAVSFGCMSLGPEHAANAALLHRALDAGITLFDTADLYDRGENEITVGKAFQGRRQDVILATKVGNQWRPDGSGWDWNPTKAYILQAVEQSLRRLQTDYIDLYQLHGGTLEDPIDETIEAFELLQAQGKIRAYGISSIRPNVIREYVRKSNIASVMMQYSVLDRRPEESCLELLREHQISVLARGSYGQGLLAGKPGKPYLNYSAEEVARAAAVVRQVAERVGSTAEVAVGFVLAQPVVASAVLGIRTGEQLADAIRAAQRSPLSTEQLQTLRQALPANRYEQHR from the coding sequence ATGAACTACAATCAGTTGGGTAAATCCTCAATTCAGGTCAGCGCCGTCAGCTTCGGCTGTATGTCTTTGGGGCCCGAGCACGCGGCCAACGCCGCGCTGCTGCACCGCGCCCTGGACGCGGGCATCACCCTCTTCGACACGGCCGACCTCTACGACCGGGGCGAGAATGAAATAACCGTGGGCAAGGCCTTCCAGGGCCGGCGGCAGGACGTGATTCTGGCGACCAAAGTCGGCAACCAGTGGCGGCCCGACGGCAGCGGCTGGGACTGGAACCCCACGAAAGCCTACATCCTGCAGGCCGTGGAGCAGAGCCTGCGCCGGCTGCAAACCGACTACATCGACCTCTACCAGCTCCATGGTGGCACCCTGGAGGACCCGATAGACGAGACCATTGAAGCCTTTGAGCTGCTTCAGGCGCAGGGCAAAATCCGGGCGTACGGCATTTCCTCGATTCGGCCCAACGTGATTCGCGAGTACGTGCGCAAGTCCAACATTGCCAGCGTGATGATGCAGTACAGCGTGCTGGACCGGCGGCCGGAGGAAAGCTGCCTGGAACTGCTGCGTGAGCACCAGATCAGCGTGCTGGCGCGGGGCAGCTACGGGCAGGGCTTATTGGCGGGTAAGCCAGGTAAGCCTTACCTGAATTACTCCGCTGAGGAAGTGGCGCGCGCCGCCGCCGTCGTGCGGCAGGTCGCGGAAAGAGTTGGCTCAACGGCCGAAGTAGCCGTGGGTTTCGTGCTGGCCCAGCCCGTCGTGGCTTCCGCCGTGTTGGGAATCCGCACCGGCGAGCAGCTTGCTGATGCCATTAGGGCGGCCCAACGCTCCCCGCTATCCACCGAGCAGCTCCAAACGCTACGGCAGGCGTTGCCGGCCAACCGGTACGAGCAGCACCGCTGA
- a CDS encoding metal-dependent transcriptional regulator, whose protein sequence is MPSYTEENYLKAIFKLSEAEPGQEVSTNRIAEVLQTRAASVTDMLRRLGEKGLLNYTRYRGVSLTPEGRRLALLTIRKHRLWEVFLVQKLGFNWDEVHEVAEEMEHIQSPLLVRRLDEFLGFPQTDPHGDPIPTEEGAILRPQNRLVADLTPGDFGTVVAVKNTSASFLQYLDKVGLCLGAHLEVLDKVSFDNSLEIKVNKNKTTLISAEVSRNLFVTG, encoded by the coding sequence TTGCCCAGCTACACCGAGGAAAACTACCTGAAGGCCATTTTCAAGCTGTCCGAAGCCGAACCCGGCCAGGAAGTGAGTACCAACCGCATTGCCGAGGTGCTGCAAACCCGGGCCGCCTCCGTGACGGATATGCTGCGCCGCCTGGGCGAGAAGGGCCTGCTCAACTACACCCGCTACCGGGGCGTGTCGCTCACGCCCGAGGGCCGGCGCCTGGCCCTGCTCACCATCCGCAAGCACCGGCTCTGGGAAGTATTTCTGGTGCAGAAGCTGGGCTTCAACTGGGATGAGGTGCACGAGGTGGCCGAGGAAATGGAGCACATTCAGTCCCCGCTGCTGGTGCGCCGCCTCGACGAGTTTCTGGGCTTCCCGCAAACCGACCCCCACGGCGACCCTATCCCGACGGAGGAAGGCGCCATCCTGCGGCCCCAGAACCGCCTCGTGGCCGACCTCACCCCCGGCGACTTCGGCACCGTGGTAGCCGTCAAAAATACCTCGGCCTCCTTTCTGCAGTACCTGGATAAAGTCGGGCTGTGCCTGGGTGCCCACCTTGAAGTTCTGGACAAAGTCAGCTTTGACAATTCTCTGGAAATCAAAGTCAACAAAAACAAAACCACCTTGATTTCGGCCGAAGTCAGCCGCAACCTGTTCGTTACGGGCTAG
- a CDS encoding 2,3,4,5-tetrahydropyridine-2,6-dicarboxylate N-succinyltransferase, whose amino-acid sequence MTELRTLIEAAWDDRSLLQQTATTDAIHHIIEELDKGRLRVAEPTADGQWQVNDWVKKAVILYFPVQQMETIEVGPFEFRDKMRLKTDYAGQGVRVVPPAVARYGAYLAAGVIMMPSYVNIGAWVGEGTMVDTWATVGSCAQIGAGVHLSGGVGIGGVLEPVQAAPVIVEDGAFIGSRSILVEGCHIGKEAVIGAGVTITGSTKIIDVTGPEPKEYKGYVPARSVVIPGSYAKQFAAGEYHVPCALIIGQRKASTDLKTSLNDTLREHNVAV is encoded by the coding sequence ATGACTGAGCTCCGCACCCTGATAGAAGCCGCCTGGGACGACCGTTCCCTGTTGCAGCAAACCGCTACCACCGACGCTATTCACCACATCATCGAAGAGCTGGACAAAGGCCGCCTGCGCGTGGCCGAGCCCACCGCCGACGGCCAGTGGCAGGTGAATGACTGGGTGAAAAAGGCCGTTATTCTGTATTTCCCCGTCCAGCAGATGGAAACCATCGAGGTGGGCCCGTTTGAGTTCCGCGACAAAATGCGCCTCAAAACCGACTACGCCGGCCAGGGCGTGCGGGTGGTGCCGCCGGCCGTGGCCCGCTACGGGGCCTATCTGGCCGCGGGCGTTATCATGATGCCCAGCTACGTGAACATCGGCGCCTGGGTCGGCGAGGGCACGATGGTGGATACCTGGGCCACGGTGGGCTCCTGCGCCCAGATCGGGGCCGGTGTGCACCTGAGCGGGGGCGTGGGCATCGGCGGCGTGCTGGAGCCGGTGCAGGCCGCGCCGGTTATCGTCGAGGACGGGGCCTTCATTGGCTCGCGCAGCATTCTGGTCGAAGGCTGCCACATCGGCAAGGAAGCCGTTATCGGGGCCGGCGTAACCATCACCGGCAGCACCAAGATCATCGACGTGACGGGCCCCGAGCCCAAGGAGTACAAAGGCTACGTGCCGGCCCGCTCGGTGGTCATTCCCGGCTCCTACGCCAAGCAGTTTGCCGCCGGCGAGTACCACGTGCCCTGCGCCCTGATTATCGGCCAGCGCAAAGCCAGCACCGACCTCAAAACCTCGCTCAACGACACGCTGCGCGAGCATAACGTGGCCGTGTAG
- the msrA gene encoding peptide-methionine (S)-S-oxide reductase MsrA translates to MEQATFGGGCFWCTEAVFQNLNGVQKVVSGYTGGRIANPTYKEVCSGLTGHNEVIQVTYDPQVISYEELLEVFWKTHDPTTLNQQGNDVGTQYRSGIYFHNEEQQRLAEQYKQKLTEANAFDRPITTEIVPLKVFYPAEDYHQNYYNLNGSQPYCQFVVKSKVDKVKAVFGDKLKKSVA, encoded by the coding sequence ATGGAACAAGCCACATTTGGCGGCGGCTGCTTTTGGTGCACCGAGGCCGTATTTCAGAACTTGAACGGGGTGCAGAAAGTGGTGTCGGGCTACACGGGCGGGCGCATTGCCAACCCGACGTATAAGGAAGTATGCAGCGGCCTGACCGGCCACAACGAGGTTATTCAGGTTACCTACGACCCGCAGGTTATCAGCTACGAGGAGCTGCTGGAGGTATTCTGGAAAACCCACGACCCGACCACCCTCAACCAGCAGGGCAACGACGTGGGCACCCAGTACCGCTCGGGCATTTATTTCCACAACGAGGAGCAGCAGCGCCTGGCCGAGCAGTACAAGCAGAAGCTGACCGAGGCCAACGCCTTCGACCGGCCCATCACGACGGAAATCGTGCCTCTGAAAGTGTTCTACCCCGCCGAGGATTACCACCAGAACTACTACAACCTGAACGGCTCGCAGCCCTACTGCCAGTTCGTGGTCAAGAGCAAGGTCGACAAGGTGAAAGCCGTGTTTGGCGACAAGCTGAAGAAGTCGGTAGCGTAG
- a CDS encoding NAD(P)-dependent alcohol dehydrogenase: MIQTKAYAAQSPTTDLAPWNFERREVGSHDVQIDIHYCGVCHSDLHQIRNEWFPGIFPMVPGHEIVGRITKVGDHVKKFKVDDLAGVGCMVDSCQVCYNCQDGLEQYCVEGNTQTYNNLGRDGQPTYGGYSNTIVVREEFVVGISAKLDLAAVAPLLCAGITTYSPLRYWKVGKGHKLAVVGLGGLGHMGVKFGVAFGAEVTVLSTSPSKEQDARALGAHNFVVTSDAEQLKAVQGSFDFILDTVAADHDVNMYLSLLKTSGTHILVGAPSKPLEVPAFSLIPGRKSVAGSTIGGIAETQEMLDFCAEHGIVSDIELIDIKDITGAYERMLKGDVRYRFVIDIATL; this comes from the coding sequence ATGATCCAAACCAAAGCCTACGCCGCCCAAAGCCCCACCACCGACCTTGCTCCCTGGAACTTCGAGCGCCGGGAAGTGGGTTCCCACGACGTGCAGATTGATATTCACTACTGCGGCGTGTGCCATTCCGACCTGCACCAGATCCGCAACGAGTGGTTTCCCGGCATCTTTCCCATGGTGCCCGGCCACGAAATCGTGGGCCGCATCACCAAGGTCGGCGACCATGTCAAGAAATTCAAAGTAGACGACCTGGCCGGCGTGGGCTGCATGGTCGACTCCTGCCAGGTGTGCTACAACTGCCAGGACGGCCTGGAGCAGTACTGCGTGGAAGGCAACACCCAGACCTACAACAACCTCGGCCGCGACGGACAGCCCACCTACGGCGGCTACTCCAACACCATCGTGGTGCGCGAGGAGTTCGTGGTGGGCATCTCGGCCAAGCTCGACCTGGCCGCCGTGGCCCCGCTGTTGTGCGCCGGCATCACCACCTACTCGCCGCTGCGCTACTGGAAAGTAGGCAAGGGCCACAAGCTGGCCGTGGTGGGCCTGGGTGGCCTGGGCCACATGGGCGTGAAGTTCGGCGTGGCCTTCGGAGCCGAAGTCACCGTGCTCAGCACCTCGCCCTCCAAGGAGCAGGATGCCCGCGCCCTGGGCGCCCACAACTTCGTGGTAACCTCCGACGCCGAGCAGCTCAAGGCCGTGCAGGGGAGCTTCGACTTCATCCTGGACACCGTCGCGGCCGACCACGACGTGAATATGTACCTCTCGCTGCTCAAAACCAGCGGCACCCACATTCTGGTAGGCGCCCCGTCCAAGCCGCTGGAAGTGCCGGCCTTCTCGCTGATTCCCGGCCGTAAGAGCGTGGCCGGCTCCACCATCGGCGGCATTGCCGAAACCCAGGAAATGCTCGACTTCTGCGCCGAGCACGGCATCGTGTCCGACATCGAGCTGATCGACATTAAGGACATCACCGGGGCGTATGAGCGGATGCTGAAAGGCGACGTCCGCTACCGGTTCGTCATTGATATTGCCACGCTGTAG
- a CDS encoding ABC-F family ATP-binding cassette domain-containing protein, with protein sequence MISTSNVSLRYGKRILFEDVTIKFLPGNVYGLIGANGAGKSTFLKILSGEIEPNTGSVDMPAGARLSVLRQDQFAYDQYPVLQTVIMGHTKLWKVMEEKDALYAKPDFSDADGERAAQLEGEFADLEGWNADYEAAELLSGLGIGEDKHFTLMGDLGGSDKVRVLLAQALFGNPDVLLLDEPTNGLDAETVLWLENFLDSFQNTVIVVSHDRHFLDAVCNYMADLDFSKITMYPGNYSFWYESSQLALKQRQEVNKKTEDKRKELEEFVRRFSANASKSKQATSRQKLLQKLTLEEIKPSSRKYPYIAFKPEREAGNQLLTVENLSKAVEGQVVFRNVSFSLDKKDKVAIISRDDRAASLLFDILFEQIKADSGDFKWGTTITPSYFPRENAEFFDTDLNLVDWLRQYSTEKDESFIRGFLGRMLFSGEESQKKSNVLSGGEKVRCMLSKMMMESGNVLVLDDPTNHLDLESITALNNSLRDFQGTLLFSSHDLQFVETVANRIIELTPDGIIDRRMTYEEYLADDQIKTLRQRKYQLVS encoded by the coding sequence ATGATCAGTACCTCCAACGTTAGCCTGCGCTACGGTAAGCGCATCCTGTTCGAAGACGTAACCATTAAATTCCTGCCCGGCAACGTGTACGGCCTGATCGGGGCCAACGGGGCCGGCAAGTCGACCTTCCTGAAGATTCTCTCGGGCGAGATTGAGCCCAACACCGGCTCGGTCGACATGCCCGCCGGGGCCCGCCTCTCGGTGCTGCGCCAGGATCAGTTTGCCTACGACCAGTACCCCGTGCTCCAGACCGTAATTATGGGCCACACCAAGCTCTGGAAGGTGATGGAGGAGAAAGATGCCCTCTACGCCAAGCCGGACTTCTCCGACGCCGACGGCGAGCGGGCCGCCCAGCTCGAGGGCGAGTTTGCCGACCTCGAAGGCTGGAACGCTGACTACGAGGCCGCCGAGCTGCTCTCCGGCCTGGGCATCGGCGAAGACAAGCACTTCACGCTGATGGGCGACCTGGGCGGCTCCGACAAAGTGCGGGTGCTGCTGGCCCAGGCCCTGTTCGGCAACCCCGACGTGCTGCTGCTCGACGAACCCACCAACGGTCTCGACGCCGAAACCGTGCTCTGGCTGGAAAACTTCCTCGACTCGTTCCAGAACACGGTCATCGTGGTCAGCCACGACCGGCACTTCCTCGACGCGGTGTGTAACTACATGGCCGACCTGGACTTCTCCAAGATTACCATGTACCCCGGCAACTACTCGTTCTGGTACGAGAGCAGCCAGCTGGCCCTCAAGCAGCGCCAGGAAGTAAACAAGAAGACCGAGGACAAGCGCAAGGAGTTGGAAGAGTTCGTGCGCCGCTTCTCGGCCAACGCCTCCAAATCGAAGCAGGCTACTTCGCGCCAGAAGCTGCTGCAAAAGCTGACCCTGGAGGAAATCAAGCCCAGCTCGCGCAAGTACCCCTACATTGCCTTCAAGCCCGAGCGCGAAGCCGGCAACCAGCTGCTCACGGTCGAGAACCTGAGCAAGGCGGTGGAAGGCCAGGTGGTGTTCCGCAACGTGTCTTTCTCGCTCGATAAGAAGGACAAGGTGGCTATCATCAGCCGCGACGACCGGGCCGCTTCCCTCCTGTTCGACATCCTGTTTGAGCAGATCAAGGCCGACTCCGGCGACTTCAAGTGGGGCACGACCATCACGCCCTCGTACTTCCCCCGCGAAAACGCCGAGTTCTTCGATACCGACCTGAACCTGGTGGACTGGCTGCGGCAGTACTCGACCGAAAAGGACGAAAGCTTCATCCGCGGCTTCCTGGGCCGCATGCTGTTCTCGGGCGAGGAGTCGCAGAAGAAAAGCAACGTGCTGAGCGGGGGCGAGAAAGTGCGCTGCATGCTCTCCAAGATGATGATGGAAAGCGGCAACGTGCTGGTGCTCGACGACCCGACGAATCACCTCGACCTGGAAAGCATTACGGCCCTGAACAACTCCCTGCGCGACTTCCAGGGCACGCTGCTCTTCTCGTCGCACGACTTGCAGTTCGTGGAAACCGTGGCCAACCGCATTATCGAGCTCACGCCCGACGGCATCATCGACCGGCGCATGACCTACGAGGAATACCTGGCCGACGACCAGATCAAAACCCTGCGCCAGCGCAAATACCAACTTGTGTCCTAA
- a CDS encoding glycosyltransferase family protein, giving the protein MLKPLDDTRMYGKFGRTLAGRPGHVVHIAGRRAAAPTDAPANLRFHALLHGSRLSWQRLAAQWRYWRLLRRLRPHVVLVHAPELLPLTLLWKLLGGGRQRQFLYDVRENYALNIRTQHVYPAWLRGLLARLVRGLESRAAGQAAGLILAERSYAEELPFVLPARTVVLENKFQPPAGAAAPPRPRGLPAPDEPLRLLYSGTLSELNGVFDALDFTARLRQHWPRVHLTLIGFCQRPEQLSLLRAAVAAARGSVTLIGGDTLVPHARIVAEIERSHLGLLPYRSHESTWRCVPTKLFEYLANGLPVLIPANAYWQPIVARHGAGLVVAFDATFDPAAFVGQLRASCFYPGGIPSDAFWQSEAVKLWQLLDSIR; this is encoded by the coding sequence GTGCTGAAGCCGCTGGACGACACGCGCATGTACGGCAAGTTTGGCCGCACGCTGGCGGGCCGCCCCGGCCACGTGGTGCACATTGCCGGCCGCCGGGCCGCCGCGCCCACCGATGCGCCGGCCAATCTGCGGTTTCACGCCCTGCTGCACGGCTCGCGCCTGAGCTGGCAGCGGCTGGCGGCCCAGTGGCGCTACTGGCGCCTGCTGCGGCGGCTGCGGCCCCACGTGGTGCTGGTACACGCCCCCGAGCTGCTGCCCCTCACCCTGCTCTGGAAGCTGCTGGGCGGCGGGCGGCAGCGGCAGTTTCTCTACGACGTGCGCGAAAACTACGCGCTGAACATCCGCACCCAGCACGTGTACCCGGCCTGGCTGCGGGGGCTGCTGGCCCGGCTGGTGCGCGGCCTCGAAAGCCGGGCCGCCGGGCAGGCGGCCGGTCTTATTCTGGCGGAGCGCAGCTACGCCGAGGAGCTACCCTTCGTGCTGCCGGCCCGCACGGTGGTGCTGGAGAACAAGTTTCAGCCCCCGGCCGGCGCAGCGGCCCCGCCCCGGCCCCGCGGGCTGCCGGCCCCGGATGAGCCCCTGCGGCTGCTGTATTCCGGCACGTTGTCGGAGCTTAATGGCGTGTTCGACGCGCTGGACTTTACGGCCCGGCTGCGGCAGCACTGGCCCCGGGTGCACCTCACCCTCATCGGGTTCTGCCAGCGCCCCGAGCAGCTGAGCCTACTGCGGGCGGCCGTGGCCGCGGCCCGGGGCAGCGTCACGCTCATCGGCGGCGACACGCTGGTGCCCCACGCCCGCATCGTGGCCGAAATCGAGCGGAGCCACCTGGGCCTGCTGCCCTACCGCTCCCACGAAAGCACCTGGCGCTGCGTGCCCACCAAGCTGTTTGAGTACCTGGCCAACGGCCTGCCCGTGCTGATTCCGGCCAATGCCTACTGGCAGCCCATCGTGGCCCGGCACGGGGCCGGGCTGGTGGTGGCCTTCGATGCAACGTTTGATCCGGCGGCGTTTGTTGGGCAGCTCCGGGCCAGCTGCTTTTACCCCGGGGGCATTCCGTCCGACGCCTTTTGGCAGTCGGAGGCCGTAAAATTGTGGCAGCTGCTGGATAGTATCCGGTAA